The Trichosurus vulpecula isolate mTriVul1 chromosome 9, mTriVul1.pri, whole genome shotgun sequence region GATTATCCTTTCCCAGTGGATATCTACTTATCCTCCTGGGTTGAAGAGGGAGTGAGAAGTATCTGTGATGGttgttgaagaagaaaatgaaaacaaggcCAAGAAAACTTTAGAAAGGCAATTATTTTGCTTTACTCATTTTGGAGAGGAAAGGCTGGGAAAAAGCTAAGGAGGAGTATGAGAAAGATGCACAAATGGGGAATTAGATGGCCTGATGAGGCCACTTTCTCTGCCCTGTTTGAAGATTGGCAGTATGCAAAGTCCAGCAGAGATCCCTCTGGGTGGCTCAGTCTTGGCCAAATAAGAGTTTCCAAGATGCCTAATACAGAGTCTCCTTGGCATGGGTCCTCAGGTGTCTCATCAGGTGAGAATTGCGGCTAAAGCTCCGCCCACATTGGCTACAGGTATAGGGCCTGGCACCTGTGTGGATGGCTTGATGCCTAAGCAGGTTACAGACCCGGCTGAAGCTCTTTCCACACTGCTGACACTGCTGAGGAGTCTCCTTGATTGGGCCCCCCAGTTCTTTAATGTCTTTTCCTGCTTCTGGAGTATCAGTTGCTGGATGGGTCCCAAGGTGGCGCTGAAGGTGGGCGTTCCGGCGGAAGCCTCTTCCACAGGTTTTGCAGTGGTAGGGCCTCTCTCCTGTATGGGTCCGAATGTGTCGTACCAGGTTGGAGCTGTTGCGGAAGCAACGGCCACATGTGTCACATGGGTGAGGTTTTTCTCCTGTGTGTATACGCTGGTGACGAGCCAAGTGAGCACTCTGGCTGAAGCGCTCCCCACACTCACTACAGCGGCATGGCCGTTCACCAGTGTGGCTGCGCTGGTGGCGGTTCAGGTCCTGGCTCTGGCTGAAGCGTTTGTTGCACTGGCTACAGTGATGGGGCCTCTCTCCACCATGAGTCAGCATGTGGCGTGCAAGGCCAGCCCTGCGTACAAAGTGCTTCCCACACTCAGAACAGGCATAGGGCTTTTCGCCAGTGTGCACACGGCGATGACTGGCTAGCTGGGAGCTCTGGCTAAAAGCATGTCCACAGTCCTGGCAGGAGAAGGGCCGTTCTCCTGTATGTATCCGCTGGTGAGTGACCAGATGCTCATTCCTCTGGAAGGCCTTGCCACATTCACCACACACATGAGGCTTCTGCTCAATGGGGGcttgctgctgctggtggttgCTGGTACCCTGAAGAAAATTTTTGTCATACTCAACACCTTGGAGGGGCTTGTCCTCAGCATGGAGTCCCAGGTGGCGTTGAAAATTGGCATGTCGCTGGAAACCCTGCCCACAGATGGAGCACAGGAAGGCTGGTTTGATATCCTGCTCTGTTTCCCTGGCATGGGCATGTAAATGTCTGAGAAGGCTGGACCGTCGTTGGAAACCCTGACCACAGTCAGCACACAAGAAGGCCATCTCTGCAGAATGAGTCTGCTGGTGTTTTCTCAGGTGACCACTCTGCCGGAAGCATTCCCCACACTCAGAACATACATATGGACGTTCATCTGTGTGTGTCCTCAGATGCAGCTTGAGGACGGAGCCACGGCCAAAGTTTTTCCCACAACATGGGCACTGGAAGGGCTTGAGGGAATCATGGGTTCTTCTGTGTGCCTGAAGGCATGACAACCGGGGAAAGCTTACTCCACACTCAGGGCACGTCTTCGATGTCTCTTCAGGCTCAGGCTTCTCTCGGACATCACAGACTTTTATTTCCCAAACTTCACTTTTACTAGGGGGAGATATTCCTTTACTCTCTGAAGCAGTAGGGCCCCATTGCCTTTCAGCTCCCCACTGAGTCTCTTGTGTATCTTCCCTGTTTGGCATCAAGGAGACAGCCTTGCCCACCTTTCCTGGAATTGTTGCAGGTTTTTCCGAAccttcttgctttattttttccctattctGTGTCCCAATTCCAAgccctggtgggggagggggaaaaacagaAACACATGTAGACAACAGGCCCAGGACAGAGAAGAATACTTAATGCCAATGacgtgggagaagagagaaaactgcAATGCAGAAGATGGAAAATAAAGCGCTAAGTCAACTAAATAGTGTACTTCAGGAGGGGAGGCGGGAGGATCTTGCTCCGGTGTTTcctagggaggggaagggatgataCTAAGAACCAAATACCACGTGGGAGGCGGCATCAGGATATTTCATTTCCTCAGTAAGATTAATTCCCATGTATAGAAACTCCTTCCAGCAATTCAGTAACTTTAGGCTTAGAAAATTGTCTATGACAGTGAGAGGTGGTGTGACCTGCCCGATGTCACACAAAGAGGTCAGTGACAGGGATCCTACTCAAGCCCATGTCTTACGGCCCCAAATACTGCTCTTTCCTTGGTCCCAAGGAACCAAGCTGGAAAAAAGAACAGTATAAACTTCCACTTGATGGAGATTACACTTTTGTTTTGAATCACCATAGAGTTCTGGGACTACCAGAGATATTAAGGTATCACTGGACTCTTATAAACACCTTatttttctgagaaagaaaatgaagcccaggtCACGCTCTCACAACAAGCCAGCAGCACCCCAAGACCTTGAGGATTCTGGGTTTCCCCCTCCTCCTGCAGCGTTCTTTTTACTGCACTGACCTTCAGAAGGTTCACAATGCCTGGAGCCTCCTATGCTAAAGTGCTGTTTGTGGCTACTCCAATGGCAGTTTGGATTGGCTGGAGTAATAGAGCATAAATAAATGCTTCATATGAATGAATCTGGCTAGTCAGCACTTAGGGTGACCCCCTCTTCCTGTAATGTCCTTGCTCCTTTCTAGAATCTTTTGAGATAGCAGTGCCTTAGCTATAGTTGCCTTGGATCCCTTCCTAGCCCACTTTTACTCTCCTGGAAAACTCTTCTCTGAGCCACGGGAGCATTAACAAAGAGGAAACTTTCTTAggttaaaggaaaagaaacattaaGCAAAACAGATAAAAAGTCTTGACTATGGGTCTTTGCTAATTTTTTCCCAGTCTGCAAAACTAGTTAGGTCTTTACTTCTTAAAACCATTGGCTCTTATTTGTCCCTACTCCAGTTTTGCTGAGGTTGCGAGTAGTTCTGAGCAGAAAATGTAGATAATTTATGTTAGCAGTATAGTTGGGCCTGGGTAATTGGGTCAGATCACTGATGTTTATTGTTCAGTTCCCTCATTCCAGTTTAAGGCTCCCTACTGGGGCAAGTATGGTACTGTGGATACTGCAGGGGCCAGAGAAGAGCTGTAAGCAAGCAAGAGGGAGGGGACACTGCCTTAAAGATCTGGTGTGGAGGCTGTTAGGGAGCAAGGAGAATTCAACAGAAAGCAGTCTAAAGTGTTTTCTTCGTATCAttcctttttaattaattaattctttgTATTAACGATTAATTGCATAAAAATATGCTTGGGGAATTATGTCGCCCTTTCCCTCTTGGAATGCTTATTTACATGGCGATAGGTTGTTTTGAAAGTCAAACGAGAGGGAACTGTGCTCAGGCCTCCTGCAGGTAAGGATATGGTTATGTTAGCTCCTGAGAAGGTGGGCTGCCTCTCTAGTACAAAGGCACGCACAAACTTTCTGGGATGTCAAGGGGCTTGCCGTTCCTCCATCCCACCAACATGGGGCACAGCACACATTCCCTAGTCCCAGAGATGAAGGAATCTTACCTAGAGGAGGTACAGGCCAAACTTTCTCCACCACGACATCCTCAAATGTCAGAGATTCCTTGAAATcccaaggaagagaaagagataaagataaaagAGACAATTGCCCCCTTTGAcgtccccccaccccttttctcaGTATTTGTTCCTCTGGGAACACTCACAGCAGTACTGATAGGACAGAGGGGACTGGAGGTATTATGAGCAAAATATATGTTGTAGAATTGGAGAGATTTGGGAAAAAGAAGTTGATGAGCAGAGGGTCAGAAGGAAGAGTTTGGAAAAACCCACTGGCAGTAGTCATTAAGAGTCTAGAGCAGAGACATCACTCTGCCTGAACCCAATTCAAATGTAAGTGggaaacagttaacaaaagaaatagaaaatacaacaaaacatagacaatactactatgtggttttctaaatcaatatgtacaTGTAGGCATCCTTTTCTATTGGAGATTAACACAACTGGTCTAAAGAACTTATGGTTTTCCTTGGGGGAGAGGAACTGAATTCCCAAAAGTTAATTTGTTGGGGGACTGGTCTGTTCATCCCTTGTCCCATTGTCCCTGTTTTCActgtcctccctcttcccccacttgGGATCCTAATAAGATAGTCATTCTGTAATCTTAAGAGGAACATCCAAAACCCCTAGCTCACCAGCACAGTTGCCAACTCCAGGTCTCTGGATCTTTCTTCCTGGGAAGAGGAAGGGCCTTGAGGAACAGCTGAGTCTGAGGGAGGAGAATGGGACTATAAAAGCATCTATAACTTTACCTTGCAACTTCCCTGCTCACTCTTCAGGACCAGTCGGTCCCCAGGCCATATGTGAGGTAGGGGAAGACAGGGCAACACAAGCAGGTGTAAAAAAGATGCTTTCCCTGTGTGCAGCAAAAACCAACCACTACCATTTCCCACTCCCCTTCCCTGCCATGTTTGTACCCCTAATCTCACCTTGGACCACTCCCAGCCTTCCCAGGAGAAGACCAGCTCCTTACCTTTCTCTCGGGAGAGATGGAATTCCCCTTGTAGGCCAGAAATTAGCTGTTGCTTGGACCTAGCTAGAAGACGCCATTTCCCCTCCTTTGAAGGTTTGGCTGGTTCTGGTTGAGGTTTCTGGGGCTCCTCTCCGGTGATCAGGGCTGTTGGCTTCTCTGAGGGCACTATCCATGTGGTGGGTATGTGGCCAAAGACCTGGGAAATGGCCCACAAGGATGAGACCCTTGTGAAAGGTCATTCATTCCTCAGATAGTTAAAACTCTAAATCCCCTTAAAATAAGGCCATCTCTAGAAAGATGGGACTAGGTCCCTAAGGTCAGCAAGGAACACAGagttagagagagaagggaaatggggagagattGGCATTGCATCATCAATCCCTGaagacaaaaccagaagaaactgGTTGCCATCACAGCTGGAAGGATAAAGATTAGATAAGTATGTTGGTCAGGGCTCCTTTGATGCTTAAGGaatattcaaatattcaaagcCTCCATAATCTGACTCTAACCTACCTTTCTTGCCTTCTCTTGCATTATTTCCTCATGACCTGGACCCCCAGCAAGTTCCCACACTTTCCCACCTCTGcggcctggaatgctcttgttATACTCTTCCCCACCTTCTTTTGAAGTCCTAaccatccttcaagacccagctcttACGCCACCGCCATCATAAGGCTTTCCTAGAGCCTTCCAACTGCAAATGACTTCCCTCTCACTGGATCATCTGATGACATAACACTTTCAAAAACTGTGAGATTTCCTTGGTGTGGGAAGCTCCTTGGGAGGAacctcctctaccaatgcagataggTACCTTCCCTGCAACTTGTGATTTTAGAGTTTTCTgaagcactaagaggttaaatgactcatccagggaGACAtaaccagcatgtgtcagagaccaaacatgaacctaggtcttcccagGCTGTCTCTCGCACTACTCTTACCATATTCTAAGCTGTGGTATATTTGCCTGTGCACCCATTTTATATAACACTCTGAGACtgtgagcttctggagggcaagGATATTGCCTTATTTTTCAAGGTGGAACAAACTGCTAAGTTGATGCACTTTCAGATCATTAAATGATTAAGTCACTAGAACAAATGAAAGAAGGTCCTTTTTCCAAGATATTTCTTCCCCTACTTCCTCAATCCCAACtggtgatttcatttgtatgggTAATTTCCtcgtgaggaaattccctctactattCCAGGACGGTAGCTGTGTCTGGGTctctgccaagggtcacacacaGTAGCAGAGGACTTGAACACAATTCATCAGTACTtcgaggctagctctctatccaccttTACACTTGTGTAgccacctccaccccactccacagCTTTAGCTATTTGTTCTAGCATAACCTAGTAAGGATAGCTCTCTAGAAGAGGCTACAGAACTTCCTTATCTAACAGCTACACTAACAGGACAAAAGTCCCTACCCCAATTTCTATCCCAAGGAACCTACTCCCTAATCTACCAGCCTCAGAAATCAGAGGCTAGAAGGGCCTGTTGTAAATAACAATCTAGTTAattctcccttcattttacagagaatggAACTACAGTCTAGAGAGGGGAAgcaacttgctgaaggtcacagtGAATTAAGGGCAAAGCCTAGATTTGACTACATTAGGTGTCATctaagagtcagacaggactgaatatGACTGAAC contains the following coding sequences:
- the ZSCAN10 gene encoding zinc finger and SCAN domain-containing protein 10, with amino-acid sequence MMSPRPSLAALQSQTPLNQELPIVKLEEFSWEQESVHEGGLSRREACRQRFRHFCYQEAAGPKEALSRLRELCCQWLRPEAHTKKQILELLVLEQFLLILPGDIQAWVRGKHPKNGDEVVSLMEDLQTEPSKARPTVFGHIPTTWIVPSEKPTALITGEEPQKPQPEPAKPSKEGKWRLLARSKQQLISGLQGEFHLSREKDSAVPQGPSSSQEERSRDLELATVLESLTFEDVVVEKVWPVPPLGLGIGTQNREKIKQEGSEKPATIPGKVGKAVSLMPNREDTQETQWGAERQWGPTASESKGISPPSKSEVWEIKVCDVREKPEPEETSKTCPECGVSFPRLSCLQAHRRTHDSLKPFQCPCCGKNFGRGSVLKLHLRTHTDERPYVCSECGECFRQSGHLRKHQQTHSAEMAFLCADCGQGFQRRSSLLRHLHAHARETEQDIKPAFLCSICGQGFQRHANFQRHLGLHAEDKPLQGVEYDKNFLQGTSNHQQQQAPIEQKPHVCGECGKAFQRNEHLVTHQRIHTGERPFSCQDCGHAFSQSSQLASHRRVHTGEKPYACSECGKHFVRRAGLARHMLTHGGERPHHCSQCNKRFSQSQDLNRHQRSHTGERPCRCSECGERFSQSAHLARHQRIHTGEKPHPCDTCGRCFRNSSNLVRHIRTHTGERPYHCKTCGRGFRRNAHLQRHLGTHPATDTPEAGKDIKELGGPIKETPQQCQQCGKSFSRVCNLLRHQAIHTGARPYTCSQCGRSFSRNSHLMRHLRTHAKETLY